A genomic window from Methanobacterium sp. BRmetb2 includes:
- a CDS encoding biopolymer transporter ExbB — protein MIFEFLNSTFGTILEMFKSGGIITYIITLIGIYGFITSFEKIHYLRKISKVSLPQITGTVNSSMEKGGSLEALRAIGKYQNPISKIISEALKIGYRNKTEVEDAMERVFIVEMGNMTKGLDTLRTIIEIAPLLGLIGTVIGLWYTFRALGVNANATAMAEGIYIALITTIVGLSVAIILMPFYTYITGRIDKEMDKIEIAKKMTNWGSAEMKLRVKDVDKAMIALNEADGVVNVKQIIDKEANLWVSFKPSMLEKSINNIIMEKCNFEVQIIESKLKQ, from the coding sequence ATGATATTTGAATTTTTAAATAGCACATTTGGAACCATATTAGAGATGTTTAAAAGCGGAGGAATCATAACCTACATAATTACCTTGATTGGGATTTATGGTTTTATAACCTCATTCGAAAAAATTCACTACTTACGCAAAATATCTAAAGTCAGTCTTCCTCAAATAACTGGAACAGTTAACAGCTCCATGGAGAAAGGAGGTTCTCTTGAAGCTTTAAGGGCTATTGGAAAATATCAAAATCCGATTTCTAAAATAATATCAGAAGCACTTAAAATAGGATACCGAAACAAGACTGAAGTTGAAGATGCTATGGAGCGAGTTTTCATTGTGGAAATGGGAAACATGACCAAAGGACTGGACACCCTTAGAACCATAATTGAAATAGCACCTTTGTTAGGTCTTATAGGGACGGTTATTGGGTTATGGTATACATTTAGAGCGCTTGGTGTGAATGCCAATGCAACTGCCATGGCCGAAGGTATTTACATAGCATTAATCACCACCATAGTAGGTCTTTCAGTAGCCATTATCTTAATGCCTTTTTATACATATATAACTGGGAGAATTGACAAAGAAATGGACAAAATAGAAATTGCCAAAAAGATGACCAATTGGGGTTCTGCAGAAATGAAATTAAGAGTTAAAGACGTGGATAAGGCAATGATCGCATTAAATGAAGCTGATGGTGTTGTAAATGTTAAACAGATTATTGACAAGGAAGCTAATCTTTGGGTTTCATTTAAACCAAGCATGCTTGAGAAGAGCATAAACAACATAATTATGGAAAAATGTAATTTTGAAGTACAGATCATTGAAAGTAAATTAAAACAGTAA
- a CDS encoding ribonuclease HII, which produces MRILGIDEAGRGPVIGPLVLCGVCIEEKRLKNLERLGIKDSKKLSPKRRTILDRKIRKICDYHIITISASDIDNLRSKDVNLNEIEKIAITKIIGHFNPDLAIVDSVDVNPERFRREIKEIVNEDIEVIAEHGADDKYIIVGAASILAKVERDTEVEKIKNKYKVDLGSGYPSDPKTQAFLKRYKFENLPDFVRKSWNTSQKLKDKPD; this is translated from the coding sequence ATGAGGATATTAGGCATAGATGAAGCAGGCAGGGGACCTGTAATCGGTCCATTAGTTCTTTGTGGTGTATGTATTGAAGAAAAAAGATTAAAAAACTTGGAACGGCTCGGTATAAAAGATTCTAAAAAATTATCTCCTAAAAGAAGAACTATCCTTGATCGAAAAATTAGAAAAATCTGTGATTATCATATTATCACCATTTCTGCAAGTGATATTGATAACCTAAGATCAAAAGATGTTAATCTTAATGAAATAGAGAAAATTGCCATCACAAAGATTATCGGCCATTTTAACCCAGATCTTGCAATTGTTGATTCAGTGGACGTCAATCCGGAAAGATTTCGCAGGGAAATAAAAGAAATAGTAAATGAAGATATTGAAGTTATTGCTGAACATGGGGCTGATGATAAGTATATTATAGTAGGTGCCGCTTCCATCTTAGCAAAAGTTGAACGCGACACTGAGGTTGAGAAGATCAAAAATAAATATAAAGTGGATCTAGGTTCTGGATATCCGAGTGATCCTAAAACTCAAGCATTTCTCAAAAGATATAAATTTGAAAACCTACCTGATTTTGTTAGAAAATCATGGAATACATCACAGAAACTTAAAGATAAGCCAGATTAA
- a CDS encoding rod shape-determining protein yields the protein MFSFGKKEEKTEVKKKPLTNTLGIDLGTLNTVVAKPSGDKFDLYKIPSVVAVKKDDLSYVLAVGDEAKLMLGRTPEDIVAVRPLRKGVIESIAQAKALLMYALEKGAGESMENIQRIVIGIPGDASEVEKNAVEEIGKKAGASYVLVISEGLAAAIGAGLPIAEAAGTMVIDIGAGSSDIVVISLGGITDIETIRWGGDDIDDNIVEKVKEQYEVEIGLHEAEKAKIEVGMVNSDSNLEVSKTSVIGKCMKTNKPKEVEIDSKMVADAAEPIIVKIVEALSHVLERLSPELISGVYNQTVVVGGTSQLTGLKERIFEEVGIPVKISEDPMTVVAKGAAIVAAEPRALEPEVRLKAMK from the coding sequence ATGTTTTCTTTTGGAAAAAAGGAAGAAAAAACTGAAGTTAAGAAAAAACCGCTAACAAATACATTAGGAATTGATTTAGGAACTTTAAACACTGTTGTTGCTAAACCATCCGGTGATAAATTTGATCTATACAAAATACCATCAGTAGTTGCTGTTAAAAAAGATGATCTTTCCTATGTACTTGCTGTGGGTGATGAAGCAAAATTAATGCTCGGTAGAACACCTGAAGATATTGTCGCTGTTAGACCCTTAAGAAAAGGAGTTATAGAAAGTATAGCACAGGCCAAAGCTCTTCTCATGTACGCACTGGAGAAAGGTGCTGGAGAATCAATGGAGAACATTCAAAGGATAGTTATAGGCATACCTGGAGATGCTTCAGAAGTTGAGAAAAATGCAGTAGAAGAAATAGGTAAAAAGGCTGGTGCCAGTTATGTTTTAGTTATAAGTGAAGGATTGGCAGCAGCAATAGGTGCTGGTTTACCCATAGCTGAAGCAGCAGGTACCATGGTAATTGATATTGGTGCTGGTTCAAGTGACATAGTGGTAATATCATTAGGTGGAATAACTGACATTGAAACCATCCGCTGGGGTGGAGATGACATTGACGATAACATTGTTGAAAAAGTCAAAGAACAATATGAAGTTGAAATAGGACTCCATGAAGCTGAAAAAGCAAAGATTGAAGTGGGAATGGTCAACTCTGACTCTAACCTGGAAGTTTCCAAAACATCTGTCATTGGTAAATGTATGAAAACCAATAAACCAAAAGAAGTTGAAATTGATTCCAAGATGGTGGCTGACGCTGCAGAACCAATAATTGTTAAAATAGTGGAAGCTTTATCTCATGTGTTGGAAAGATTATCCCCCGAACTTATATCTGGTGTTTACAATCAGACAGTTGTTGTGGGAGGAACTTCACAACTTACGGGTTTAAAAGAGAGAATATTTGAAGAAGTAGGAATTCCAGTAAAGATATCTGAAGATCCAATGACTGTGGTTGCTAAAGGTGCCGCCATAGTTGCTGCAGAACCTAGAGCTCTTGAACCAGAAGTACGTTTAAAAGCCATGAAATAA
- a CDS encoding phosphatidylserine decarboxylase family protein, producing the protein MFVKGTLKKAGILFTLAVLPFLFGYVIISFLLFSFIAFMMQFFRDPERSIPVGEGLVLASADGRTLNGKIDKIKVVNYDDHLMNYILDKGKKGILISTFMSPFDVHVNRVPLSGEVVETKYCPGKFQIAWKDVQKENEKNLIVINSEYGKVGVIQIAGFVARRIVQYINVGDHVKTGDRLGMIRFGSRVDIILPYENCEVLVKVGKKSKAGETIVAKMLKKKH; encoded by the coding sequence ATGTTTGTAAAAGGCACATTAAAAAAAGCTGGAATCCTATTCACATTGGCTGTGCTGCCCTTCCTATTTGGATACGTCATAATAAGCTTTTTATTATTCTCATTTATTGCATTTATGATGCAATTTTTTAGAGATCCTGAAAGGAGTATACCTGTAGGTGAAGGGTTAGTACTGGCTTCTGCTGATGGTAGAACGCTTAATGGAAAGATTGACAAAATAAAAGTAGTTAATTATGATGATCATTTGATGAATTACATTTTAGACAAGGGAAAGAAAGGAATACTTATCAGCACATTCATGTCACCTTTTGATGTTCATGTGAATCGGGTTCCCTTATCTGGAGAAGTTGTAGAAACAAAATATTGTCCAGGAAAATTTCAAATAGCCTGGAAGGACGTTCAAAAAGAAAATGAAAAAAATTTAATAGTAATAAATTCAGAGTATGGAAAAGTGGGAGTCATTCAAATTGCAGGATTTGTAGCCAGACGTATAGTGCAATATATAAATGTAGGAGACCATGTAAAAACTGGCGATAGACTAGGTATGATTAGATTTGGATCCCGGGTGGATATAATACTTCCCTATGAAAATTGTGAAGTTTTAGTAAAGGTCGGTAAAAAATCAAAAGCTGGAGAAACTATAGTTGCCAAAATGCTTAAAAAAAAGCATTAA
- the pssA gene encoding CDP-diacylglycerol--serine O-phosphatidyltransferase yields MNMKSYMSIADLFSVGNASFGFLSILMITSGNLILAAKFMLVAVIFDSLDGWVARKTKRHDEYGFGKNIDSLCDVISFGVAPGIFLYSATLTFSIPYINILVSLLIVICGILRLSRFNIITSSSTSSKEFVGLPIPATAMIISSFYLSGMFQVDISLVIMTVVSCLMISSISYPKFSNIKVMAVGGILLIATLLPQSISAVIDYIPGKALFVASMLYLLIIPFIRLYSKKSKSGPHVR; encoded by the coding sequence ATGAATATGAAATCTTACATGTCCATTGCAGATTTATTTTCCGTTGGGAATGCTTCGTTTGGATTTTTATCAATTTTAATGATTACAAGTGGTAATTTAATCCTTGCTGCAAAGTTTATGCTGGTAGCGGTGATATTTGACTCATTAGATGGTTGGGTGGCAAGGAAGACAAAAAGACATGATGAGTATGGATTTGGAAAAAATATTGATTCATTATGTGATGTTATTTCCTTTGGTGTTGCACCCGGAATTTTTCTTTATTCTGCAACTTTAACATTCAGCATACCATACATTAATATACTAGTAAGTCTCTTAATAGTTATATGTGGGATATTGAGACTTTCTAGGTTCAATATTATCACAAGTTCAAGTACAAGTTCAAAAGAATTTGTGGGTTTACCCATACCTGCAACTGCTATGATAATATCATCATTTTATCTTTCAGGTATGTTCCAAGTGGACATTTCACTTGTTATAATGACGGTGGTGTCTTGTTTAATGATCAGTTCAATAAGTTATCCTAAATTTAGTAACATTAAAGTTATGGCGGTAGGCGGCATACTTCTGATTGCAACACTATTGCCTCAAAGTATTTCAGCCGTAATAGATTACATTCCAGGGAAAGCTTTATTTGTAGCCTCGATGTTATACTTATTAATTATACCTTTTATTAGGTTATATAGCAAAAAATCTAAAAGTGGTCCACATGTTAGATAA